The region GGCCGACGGCCAGCCAAGGGTTGGCGAAGTACTTCTTCCTCAGCCACGCCATCCACCGCCGCAGCCGGCTGCGGAAccgcttctccagcttctggcACACCGGCCTCAGGTAGTTTTGCTCCGCGTCGTCCGGCTCGAACACCGCACCCTTGCAGAGGTTGGCGAAGTGCCCGGCGACCTCGCTGTGGTTGCCGAGGCCGTGCACGATGACCCCCCGCCGCGACAGCAGCTCCacgtccgccgccgtgctcgccaGCTGCGACATGAACACGCAGTACGCCGTCACGTggctccccgccgccaccgggtTGCTCTGCTCCAGCGCCATCAGGTTGCGGAACAGCCGCCACGTCTCGGCGTCGATGCTCAGCTGGGGCACCTCCAGCGTGCCACCGCTGCCGCTCACCTTCACGTCGAGGATGCTGACGgcggcgccctcgccgccatgATTCAGAGGCCGCTTCTTGAACGTTACGCCGGCGAAGTAGTAATCCAGTGCCGTGCGCCAGCGGCCGACGGCCataccgccgccaccaccctgACTGCCCGTTGGGCGCGCGAGTACGGTAGGCCTGAAGTGCATGTGCAGCAGGTGCAGAAGATTGGCCGGCTCCGGCGACCGTTCCGGTTCTTCCACCTTGGTCGGCGTCGCGATCGAGTATTTCCCCAAGAGACCATGTGCGCACCTCGCGAAGGCGTCCAACGCCGGAGTTCTGCTGTCCGGGAAGGCCATCTGGTAGATCCTGTCCACGACAATGAAGGGAATCTGGTTCTCTGCAAGGTAGAACACGTCGCGGACCACCTCGACGGTCTCCCGCCGGTGGACGGCGGATGCTTTCATCTCCACGGACGGCGCCGTGGGCTCATCGGGGCGACGCCGTACGATGCCGCCGAGTTGGCGGAGGATGTGCAGCAGCCGGTGCAGGAACAAACGCTTATGGCGTCCGCCCACGTGGCTCCGTCCTGGCAGGACGCCATTTACCGCTTCCGCCGTGTGCTCCTCCCCGTCGGGTCGGCGGCGCttgacgacgacgtcgccgaaGCCGACGAGGATGTAGCAGGCGTCGAGCAGCAGCCAACGCAGGAACTCCTTGCCCGGTACATCGAACCGATGCTTATAGCAGCTCCTCACGCTGTGCTCCATGCGCGCAAGCTCGACGACGCAGTCCTCCAGCCTCAGCGGCGCGGCCGAGtagtcggccgccgccgagatgaCCTCCTGAAGTCGAACCATCTTGTCGGCGTCCCTGGCGAGGGCAGGGTGGACGCGACGGCTGTACGGCCCGATGGAGACGTGGTGCGGCACGTACTCCTGCTTGTCGACGTTGCGGGTCATGTCGGCGACCCTGTCGATGAcgatcggcggcggagcagattCGCCGTCAGCCCGCTCCGTCGACGAGTTCATGCCGGCGAGTCCATCGCGCAGTTCTTGCGCCAATAGGGAAGCCATTTCGATGACATGTTGATCTGTGAAAGCATATAGATAGCAGAATTAAACTTGTGAGGTGATTAGCCATCCAAATTGTTGACCTGATCCAAGAAAGAGTCTTCGTTTGCACCTAGCGAGTTCATCTGAGCAGAACAACAAGTAGGATTACGCCCCTTTCTTCCTCCCTCGACTCTGCTGCAGCGTGCAGGCCAGCAGCAGCATACATATGCAGGAAAGCAGAGCAGCAATACTCCATGGATGGGATCGATGGCCAACACAGTGTATAGGGAAATTGGAGCCGTTGCAGCAGCGTACCTGCATAAAAATCTCAACCTTTTTCATTGGGATCAACGAGGGGAGATTCGCACGTAGGAGTTCACTGTCAGCTTAAGCACGGATTAACCGAAAGGTTTAGTTGGGGGACACACTGTGGATAATGATATCAGATGCTATTACAAGTCAGTCAAGCACTCTCGAGTCTCGACTCTCTTGACGGCTCGACAAGAGAGCTAGCTACACAAACACGATCATCATCTCACCGTCAATGCTGTAGACTTGTAGGCTGGAAGGTTGCGCGGATGCGTCACTGGCAACAGACAATCCGGTCACTCTATGCATGTCCAGTGGTCTCAGACTCTCAGCCCGTCAAGTTTTCACTTGTAGTAATAGTTAGTGCAGAATTGTTGAAATTTACTGTGAGGTCCTCATGTAGATTACGTACTCCGCACCGCAAACCATAACTTGTTCTGATTTTGTGCATGAGTGCTACTCTTCCTATCTCGGTGACCTTATCCCTATCGTACAGTGCACTGGCTCATTTCACTCAGTATAATTGTGATATATCCAACCGGCTAAACACATCTTCGTTTCAATGAGCCGACGAGATCCATGTGACACTCTCTCTACCCCTCCTTTGGTAATTCGGGCAATTTAGTTTCTTACCCCTATTTCGATCTCgattttactctttttttaaggttttcatttttaccctaattttttaaactcaaGTCACAGTCCATCACTTTTTTCGATGGTGTATACTAACGGTGCTAAGTTAATCATTAAAGTATCATTTTACCCTTTGccagaaattttatttttatctcttaacagtgtttttgttgatgtatatatactgGTGTGATTTAGAACAAGGGCAAAACtgcaaatgataaaaaatatagggataaaaatgaaaattttgacaaaggGTAAAACGGTACTTTAACGGCTGACTTAACACCATTTGTACTCTCTATCCAAAAGAGGAGCAAACTATTGATTGAGTTCAAAAAAGcagatgtaaaaataaaaccctaaaaataaggggtaaaatcaatattagagatCAAAACatgggtaaaaaaaaattatccctTGATAATTATgcactataaaatatgtagcaGAAGGAAATGGGAAGATCTATGgaatacaacatatatttgcGTAAAGTAACTTTCATTAAATTTGACcttataaagtttaaattttatgctaatattatataatgtaaatatatttttaaataaaagtgtTCTTACAATGCGTGAACTTGATCTTTTAGTCATTCTACCTCTAGTGTCTGAACTTATCGTTGTAACATTTCTGAAATTAGCATATGAAATTGGTTAAACCAATTATGAAATTATTGTCCAAACTTGGAAGCTCATACTTGCGATATGTACCAACCtacaattaaatttataaagcTACAATAGTCAGTATTAAAATATGGTTTGCTgctattttttcataatttttttacatagtTAGAGTAACAAATACTTgatagattgaaaatttttttttttgctcataGGATTATATTTGAAAGAGTTTAGGTTATCTATTTACGTTACTAAATATGTCCATTTCGTTAGCAAACGTACATTACTAGTTggcatcaatatatatactttaagTTCACACAAAAAAGATATAAtgtaaacacaaataaaagaCATCTTACCGCCAATGAGTTCACAGCAATATGAGCCATTCGATTAGTGCtcaataaaaagttaaatttaattgGGTGCACTTAAAAAATCCTCGCAAAGATCATGAAGagaggattaaaaaaaatttattgccATGAAcggttaaaattaatttggtgcCACTACTTTCGAATTTAGAAGGAAAGAAACCTGAGTAAACAGAGACATGCACATACTAAGTACGTATCTTACCatcacaaaaaattaaatagatatgagacagattattttaatgaaatacTAATTTGTCCAAAATAACAAggcaattatttattttgggatagagaAAGTAAGCAACTGGGATGAAGGAATATGAAAAAGAGAAACTGCAGGAAGCAGACACACGACTTCCATGTACAGCTACGTTCACTCCGACATTTGATTCCACATTAACCACAAACACAACTGTCTCACCCGCATTTGCTTCTCTTTCAAAGGGTTCGACTatttctggatttttttttagtatcGTGTCGCACTCACCACGAAATGATTCAATCACGATTGATTTATGACCAACCGAGCATCACTTCGGTACATATGCTACTATTTTCTTTTACAGTTTTCACTCAGGCACTTTATAGACCGTCCTTCCAATACCTCTAGCTCATATAGCCTACCATTGGCCAGAAATATCAGGCTCACAGGTGCCTTGCCCGTGATGGTTTGACCGAACGACATTTGTAAAacagaaataatttgtaaataaaattttggtatgcGTAATTCTTGGCTACGTaaaaagactagaaaataaacttaaaaaaaactctaaaattaactctaaattaatggttaaatattaaaattttattttaaaactataaacagaaacgaaaagacgagagTGCTAACGATCTTACGTTTCCATATCGATCCATGGATTGTAAATTTGTCGAATGAGTTTTGTTGAGAAAAGCTAGGATCGAGCTAGTGTTCCAATACAGCTTAGACCATTTGTTGCAGGGTCATGGCAACATCGGCGCGGACGCCCGTCCTCTTAACGCCTGAAAACAAGTGTCGTTCTCAGTCACCTTGCACCACcgtgctgcgccgtcgccggctggtGGCAGCGTCGCCGCGGCAGCCGGTTGCTGAGACGCGCTCAGTACAAGACTACAAGTCTAAAAGCTAGCTCTTCTTgtcgtgatttttttaaaattatttttaataaataactttattactAAATGTTGGACAAAAGAATTTCCACcatacgaatcttttgacaCGTTAATATTGATGATATGGTAAAACAACGGTGCCACGCAACCTGGTTGACGTGGCAGTCTTGGTACACCACCAGTGTCATGCCACCGATAATGGCGTGGTAAGCCTACCACACCAAAAACTATGCGTCACAGCGTTGTGTTGTCAATAATGTTGTTGCGtggccaaaaattttttatggtgaaaatatttttttcgtgATGTTTAGtaatacaattatttattaaaaaggtttaaaaaataaaaaagtctcGTGTCGTCATGTGCAAATAATGGAGCAAGACGGAATAAGATATCAGGTTGACCCAGAGTCAAGCCGTCTTTTCTATGGTCAGTAATCTTCACGGCTGGTGCTCGACAAAGGCATGTTGTCGCTAATTAAAgaatgacatatatatttttgattttaaaactaaaccctCGTAAAAGTATTTCTAAATCAAACCTTTTTGGCCATAGTGTTATTTCACCGAGCCAGCCAGACAGAAGTGCAAGGTTTGTAACACCGCATATATATCGAGCCGCTGAGATCGCTCACCGGTAGCACTGTTAGCGCGTGTTAACCGTAAAAACCACCATAAATTGaatttatgtatttaaatttaaactccaCGGTCTCCTCAATTTATATGCGGTTTCCTCGCTAAAATCACACGGTTTGGGGTGAAAATCATAGGCTGTTGTGTCCAAggcaaacaaaaatgaaaaacaaataaaatgtataCGAAAAGTAtggaaaaatattgtaatatactGGTATATGTAGGACATATTAGTTGGTTAATAGAGAAATTCAACATGACCTTTGCTTAAtgtaatcttaaatttagagtcaattttagggtttttcatcgaagtttatttttcattcttggtttttagatcaccaaagatatgtatataaaatttttattcaaaaattattttttgttttgtcaatatgtcgtttggattttttcatgaaaaagtaaacaatcaccccttaatatttaaaatccATGCATGTACATTAATATAATATCTATTAGTAGAAATGTTACCGTGTccactatataaatatatgtttaaaactCATGCATGTGCTACATACGTTTATTCATTTTCCCCATTTTATCGGTTTTCGCATAGAATTTGACCAtagcaattttattttcataaaatttcaTCACCAAACTGCTTTACAACGCCATATATATTCCCATGAAtacttgtgatttttttacatttttaagaaGATTTTCAACACATTGTGGGGAAACCTTCAGACATAGCAACGTTAATTATTTGTCGTGATACAAGAATACTACAGGAGTAACTACTCATGATGCGACAATATTATTTGGCCATGTCCAAGTGAGGTGGGGTGACAAGAATGTTCAGATTAGGAAATATGTCTTCGAAGGACTtagtttcaaaattaaaatagaaaaatggttcaaaaaataataaaattcctAAAGATAGTATCGCTTGATTGATTGATATCCGTTGCGTGCAGCTCCTTCCCATCTTTGTATTTTCGGTCACGGTCAGAGATGATCAACTACTCCATATTTTGTTATACGACGTcgttgatcattcatcttattcaaaatttatatttaaatatataaaattataatacatacttaacgttcttataataataaattatattataacaaaatatttaataattatatattttttaataagatgaaaagtTAAACGTGGACTTAAAGTTCAACGgatcaaacggcatatttcTTCCCCAAAACAATTAAGCGGATTGAACGGcacatttacaaataaaaataatttagaaataaaattttatacatgtattcttaaaagttaatgttagaaaataaacttcggtgaagaaacccaaaatcaactccaaatttaagattgaaaatttaaattttggtttatatacaTGAgcctaagaaaaaaatgggtgTGAATTAATCTTCTTTCCACGCGTGTCAACTTTACCTGTTAAAATATCTGCCATGGATCGAGGGTGAATGGCTGTTTTGTGGGTTCTCCGGAAAGTCTTTGAGATACGTGCGTACGCATGGATTCTTCTGATCTAATGCTATTCCATAGTTTAGAAAAGTTTAGaaaagaaattcaaattttgaggtATCCGACGTCTGCTAGACCATGTGGATATTCATCCGACGGGAATAAAAACAACGTCCATGGCATCTCACCTTGCAATCGATGGAGCAACGCTGTACGTACGCACGATTTAACGGCCCCTAAGATATTTAAATCTTCTCGGTTCCACGGGCATgctttctaaactgctaaatagtatattttttacgaataaaaaatcatattaatctatttcacatttttttaataattaataactaacccacctcccctcgtaccgaacgcggcctcagtGGGGTAGCAAATTTCCTAATTCATACTGCCACCaccacaattttttaaaaggagtATAAATGTCCACTTTTGTGTTAGGAGAGATTTCAAGCTGTCTACCATTTGGCAATATTTTAAATGAATAACTTCCATCGAAATTTTGTCTGAATGTTTCACCTGACGTTCTGAATTTTGCCTTATTCGGCAATCTTTCGGCATAATGCAAACCTTAGCAATCGAAGGATATGGTGCTGATTATCGTTAACATCAGACAAGACAGTTTGTTGCCAtaatattactccctctgtttgacaatataagactttttagccttggctagattcatatggatgctaatgaatctacacatatatatcaattatatacattcatcaataaatgaatttagacatgtCTAGAAAgccttacaatatgaaatagaggtagtatAATTAAGTGGTGCTGCAAAGACTTTGTAGCTAATATAATAGTGAGAatgagttataaaaaatagattgtaATGTACCCATCATAGCGATCGACTATAGAGACGAAGCAATTACGAGAAATACCGAAAAAATACAAACCTATAAAGCTCAATAATTAAGGAACATTAATACATGCACgttccctccattttatatcgTACAATTTTCTAACATTACCCATATTCAAACATGGTTGAATATATCTTTggggtgtgtgtgtatatatatatatatagaaagccTCTGTCCTACTATCaagtgtagctactcccttcacgttTAAGGTAcagaaacacctctatatatatttttctcttttaacgAAAAGtaaaaactctatacatgtagttgtatcattcacatgagatttaatagtgtctagACTTTCTGTTGagtgggagcagaaacagttacgaaaatatttttcatcatggacgtacagggagtagctacacctgatagtaggatataattttaatatatatacatatatatatatatatatatatttactagcATCCATATGGTCAATATAAGTAGGGCTAAAAACTCGAACGATGTGAAACGGAGCGGTAATATTTAgaaatctttaaatttaaaatcatgGTATAGCTTATATGGACAAGTTTCCCTTGTTAACACTATGTACGTTCCGGCAAGTGAAATccatacatacataatagtcATTTATCACCTCATATGTCCATAATCTCGATTAACGTAGTTCGTTATAATATTTGGGATGCTGAAAAGAGAGTGAAGGATATAATTGTAAGAAAACTGTACATCTTAGACCAAgacttaataggatttgataaaaTACTCCTACCAACAGGTTGTAACTTCTTTTCGGGAAGCTTATCTCAAGAGAACCCAGATGTTAAGCGAGCTTGGCTGGAACAATCTTGAGATGGGTGACCGACCAGGAAGTTATTCCCGGGTACGCATGAGTTAgcacaaagtgcgcagaaaaaacttgtattggttgtgtgaggaaaatcttgatgtcctagagaGCAGCCACGTGTTAACGGGCTCGAAGATTTGATAgaatactcataccaacaagttgcaacttctttttcaaaaagacttgtgttggttgtgtgaggaaAGTCTTGATCTCTTAGAGagaagtcttgatgtcctagatAGCAGCCACGTGTTAACGGGCCTGAGGATTTGATAgaatactcataccaacaagttacaacttttttttcgAAAGCTTATCTCAAGAGAACACTgaggttaagcgtgcttggcctAGAGtaatcttgggatgggtgaccgaccgggCTTCGCATGAGTGACGAAAAATTGCTTGGGATGGGTGAACGACcgatgtcacgccctgagttttacccaagccaagaaataagtaaataatgcattaaaaataatttattaattaaagttcaggagaaaactcagtgtaataaattaatttaatttaattggaagcttttcggatgttctaaaatgtcctgaaagcattttaaatgattaacattatttatatttgaattgcagtaaataaaatttgctctaatcaacttaataaaaatcggcaaaattggaggcaatttctttttttccctcctccctttttcttttctttttcccttctccttttttccctttttcccttttctttttctcttttcctttttcctctcccttggccgaactcctcctcctccctggacTGTatgatcctctcctcctcctctccaagccatgcagcctcatctctatctccaccaaaaaaatcaattccaattaattagaattctaactcttatccccttgaaacattatctattccttgttaataagggatggataacaagatctatctctagcttccccctataaataccccctacacccttgcctcttttccccgtctccctctcccgtgcatctccagtcgtctcttccgcctccgctacagctgtgccgcccctattccagcagctgcgcagcaagccgctagcagccctgctgcatccttgttcgcagcacgtcgccggctggtctctgtccaccaaatctcacattcgcatatattttattcttgcgaatcaatctaaattaatctaccgtttaattgttcaggttttctagcctaacagcaaggaacaaccgcaatccgttgctgatctctccaccaaacctcaggtttgcatacgtttcattcatgcaaatcaatctatcgttaatctaccgtgtaattgcttaggttttccaatctattagctagcatgagattgatctacggtgcggagttcaatttcgtaagcgtagattggtttaacgttaaagtcgtctaattctagtttagcgagtcgttaaatctcaatttaacgggtcgttaactcctgccgttgttccgctaacagttcacggtttcacgtatcggatctaatttgtcgtatgaatctctaattcgtgcatgatttggttctgtcgtgtgaatgcgtgtactgtctgcaatttcccgagtcgtgtcccaaccgacgctcaaagtccgcatcacctccctccctcactctcccttcagcgtcttcctcctctcccactgggccggcccagtccttctcccggcccagctcgcccctacctctctccctcccgcaccgGGCCGAGCCAGGCCATGGCCCAAACAGCCGAGCCCCAAGTCCtcttcgcctccctctccctctcccaggacaccgacaggtgggccccacctgtcgggcccgtctagctcctccgGCCGACACCGACGCaaccccgccgtcgtcggagcgtcgtcgcgtcgccgcgcccgtcgcgtcgtcgtcgccttcccGAGCCGCCCGGTGTTCCcatcgtgtcgccgccgcgttcaCCGTCGGGCGCTGctccccgccgtcggccatcgcCACCGGTCTCCACCTTTGCGCCTTCGCCCGCCGGTCATCGGCCATCGTCGgtcgtccgccgccccaccgtcgtcgttgtccacccggtgagctctccccttcctcctcaatctctccctcggcgcccgccgtcgcatcgctccgcgccgcccgacgtcgtgtcATCGCGCCTAGCCGCCACACCGTCCGCGTTGCGCCGTTCCACCTGCGCACGCTTCCGCTCTGCCTCGTCGCGACACTCACCACCGTGCGCCGCATCTGCGCAGTCGCGCCGTGTCACCGGCCGCCTTTCGCCTCTGCCGCCGAGCCAACGCCGCGACGCGTCCCCACCGTGCCACGCGGTGCGCGCGCCTCGCGCCCGTGCTTGGCCGTCGCTCGCCGTCATCACCGCACCGCCCTCGGGTCACCGCTGCTCCGCGTCACCGTCACCATTCGCTCGGTCGCcgtggccgctgccgcgccgtcgtcgcttggccgctgccgcgtctccccggccgccgccggtcccTCTTCGCCTTTGCTCGTCTCTGCACGCGCAGGTCGCCACCGCTGTCGGAGTGCGTCGCCTCTTCCTGATCCCCCTCATTCCTCTccttgccgctgccgccccgcTCTCGGGCCGGCGTCACCCCGCTGTGCCGACCGCGTAGCCGCTCGCCGCTGCTCGACCGCGCTTCACCGCGCCATGCTGCTCGCACTGTTGGTCGCCGCCCTGCGCTCGCGCCGCCCTCGCGCTTGCCCACGTGCACGCCGTGCCCAGGCCGCGCCAGCCCAACGGCTGCGCCGCAACCACCGACCGCAATCCGTGCCCGCCGCCAACAACCTCCCGCCCTCCTCTGCGTcggacgcgccgtcgccaaccaCCGGCCGCAATCCGCGTCGCCGTGCTAACGACgtccccgccctacgcgcggtagccgccacctataaatccccctctcctcgagccgccgccgcctttattCGCACGTCCCCGAGCCGTCGCTGCGCCctttgcctcgccgccgccagtcgagctcgcgcctcacctccggtcgccgtcgcggagccGTGTCATCACCCATTCCCGTTCGACGCCGACTCGCTACCgcccttcgcgccgccggtgagcatccccttcccctttccctccttttcttccccttcggccaccgccgccagcccATGTGCCGCCGCCATGCGCGTGTGCCGCTGTTTGCCGCTGATGAGCCATCCTGGCATCGTCCCCCTCGCCTTACCATTGCTGCAGCGGGCCCCCTCAGTCGTTGTCACCGCGCCGCGCGAtgccaagccgtcgtcgcgccgacaccgccgccagTCCCCGGCCACCTTCGCCACAGTTTCCCCTCCCTCCaacctcctctgcctccccgcgcacGCGCCACGCTGCCAAGCCATCGTCGcacgccgctcctcctcctctccccggccatgctcggcgccgccccggtctcccttctcctctttctccccgaccctcaccgccgcgtcgcacgTCGTCGCCACGCTGCCTGGGGCCATCGCTCGCCAACTCCCTGCCggacgtcaccgccgtccaccaccctccgccatcaccgtcaccctcgcgatgtcgtcgctgagctccctccGCCCACACCCGTGCACACCCGCGCCACCGGTCGACTGCGCCGCCTCGATCCCTCTGCCtgccaccaccttcgcctccgcctcctccacgcgtGTGTGTGCCCCAGAGGTCACCATCGCCTCTCCGCCCGTCGTTACCCtcgcctcaccgtcgccgacgcgaccttGTCGACGCCGGAGCGTGgtcgccctcccgtcgcgccgtcatcatcgtcctccccgagtcgccgccgttGTCCCTtcagcgccgccgctcttAGTGCCATCGCCAGCTCTCGCGCCGTcacccactgggtcgccgccgtccaccgcaTACCCGCTGGTccgtgccgccgtccgccggtcgccgtcctcaGCGTCGCCGCGGTCATCATTGCCGTCTCCCCATTGCCCGGGCCCGCGCGCCGCTCGGCTTGGCCTAGCAGcccccctctcctctgcttTGACTGGTTGCCCGGTTGGGGCCGCTCGTCAGCAAGCCCCTACCGACAACTCGGGCCCACGTGTTGGCCCCCTCTCTCCGCCAGGTGGTGCCCGCTCCATCAGctccctccatctctccctttctctctccgcTTGGGCCCCCCGTGTcagcccctcttctcctcttgtcCCACTGTCCAGCGGGACCCGGATGTCAgcactccctctctctccctgctgACGTCattgcctccaattaattgcgcaataattcattaaggttttctgtttagtttaaaaacacagataatcttgtaaaattcataagtaattcatctagtctccgtttaggtccattcaagattcattaaatccagaaaaatgccaagaatccattaaaaatagtttctttctctgtttcagtagttttatagcctgtttttcttgttttgccttgtttgtcgtaggttttgaccccgtcgcagcgccgtccgttcccgaagtcgtccctgaagttcctcgtgggtctaagcaaggcaagtggcaccctcctttgatcatattgatcccatgattataaaattcccctgcttttacattcaaacatgcattgtattcaaatgtatttactttattgggcatttacctttatacccgttgatccccatttattattattgtcatcccagggttaatttgactagacttagggttaggcaatgcttagctatgcttagttcaactagctcaccaattattatttaattactgttacattctaatagacctttaatggttgtaatcattattaatatcccgttgaggattaatacaactaaaatattgcttatggtgggctgtgggtgcatggttttgagagtcgtgcccatggcaattaaggac is a window of Oryza brachyantha chromosome 8, ObraRS2, whole genome shotgun sequence DNA encoding:
- the LOC102721388 gene encoding uncharacterized protein LOC102721388, translated to MNSLDQHVIEMASLLAQELRDGLAGMNSSTERADGESAPPPIVIDRVADMTRNVDKQEYVPHHVSIGPYSRRVHPALARDADKMVRLQEVISAAADYSAAPLRLEDCVVELARMEHSVRSCYKHRFDVPGKEFLRWLLLDACYILVGFGDVVVKRRRPDGEEHTAEAVNGVLPGRSHVGGRHKRLFLHRLLHILRQLGGIVRRRPDEPTAPSVEMKASAVHRRETVEVVRDVFYLAENQIPFIVVDRIYQMAFPDSRTPALDAFARCAHGLLGKYSIATPTKVEEPERSPEPANLLHLLHMHFRPTVLARPTGSQGGGGGMAVGRWRTALDYYFAGVTFKKRPLNHGGEGAAVSILDVKVSGSGGTLEVPQLSIDAETWRLFRNLMALEQSNPVAAGSHVTAYCVFMSQLASTAADVELLSRRGVIVHGLGNHSEVAGHFANLCKGAVFEPDDAEQNYLRPVCQKLEKRFRSRLRRWMAWLRKKYFANPWLAVGLVAAVVGLVCTVVQAVYSVLSYKK